In Cololabis saira isolate AMF1-May2022 chromosome 14, fColSai1.1, whole genome shotgun sequence, a single genomic region encodes these proteins:
- the LOC133459392 gene encoding putative nuclease HARBI1 encodes MAYLCQLLDPYVASATRRSRALTVPQTICIALRYFATGTYLYAVSPEKVKLEVEKLEYEKMMTCDHNCMVTSIDAKWPGSVHDSRIFRESTLCHRLEQGLFSGVLVGDRGYACQPFLMTPYPDPDAGPQTRFNVALSRTRVRIEMTFGILKARFTCLRGLRVAPDRASRIVAACVVLHNVATIRRERAPPVDQQPPDVVDPITLDYPTGRAVREAITDQFLA; translated from the exons ATGGCATATTTGTGTCAGCTGCTCGACCCGTATGTGGCCAGTGCCACACGTCGGAGTCGTGCGCTCACAGTGCCCCAAACCATCTGCATTGCCCTGCGGTACTTCGCCACGGGTACCTACCTGTATGCT GTTTCCCCAGAGAAAGTAAAACTTGAGGTGGAGAAACTGGAGTATGAGAAGATG ATGACATGTGACCATAATTGCATGGTCACGAGCATCGACGCCAAGTGGCCTGGGTCGGTCCATGACTCCCGGATCTTCAGGGAGTCCACACTGTGCCACAGACTCGAGCAAG GGCTGTTCAGTGGAGTGCTTGTCGGTGACAGGGGATATGCCTGCCAGCCCTTCTTGATGACCCCCTATCCTGACCCTGATGCAGGGCCACAAACTAGATTCAACGTGGCCCTTTCCAGAACCAGGGTCAGGATAGAAATGACATTTGGCATCCTGAAGGCCCGCTTCACCTGCCTTCGTGGGCTCAGAGTGGCCCCAGACCGAGCTAGCAGGATtgttgcagcatgtgttgtgctCCACAATGTCGCCACCATACGGAGGGAGAGGGCCCCTCCTGTCGACCAACAACCCCCTGATGTGGTGGACCCCATCACCCTCGACTACCCTACTGGCAGGGCTGTGAGAGAGGCCATCACAGACCAATTTTTGGCCTGA